A window from Montipora capricornis isolate CH-2021 chromosome 7, ASM3666992v2, whole genome shotgun sequence encodes these proteins:
- the LOC138057002 gene encoding tyrosine kinase receptor Cad96Ca-like — protein sequence MKLMDVEVDEWEISRDRITLEEVIGSGSFGTVWRATLSRKNGKPGIRFVAAKCLNPTSGEEGRKALMREIGLGKTLADSPLPNVIKFIGCVTTQIHPILVMEYLHCGDLLGYLRKSRGIADKYYHGEGEVAQLRTYDLVSFSKQIATAMGFLASRGIVHRDLAARNVLLDKNCMCKVTDFGLSYQNFKYGHGNAKKGCMPVKWTAPEILFGDTSNLSTKSDVWSYGVVLYEIFTIGGIPYPGWSEAKTIAELQKGYRMPKPQHIADTMYHLMERCWQENPDFRPNFENIRKDLLSLIEKQLYLGLLDESKYDGTKYSMVEDVCAASVQPRPKKKWSSLKF from the exons ATGAAGTTGATGGATGTTGAAGTGGATGAATGGGAGATATCTCGTGACCGAATAACACTTGAAGAGGTCATCGGCTCAGGATCATTTGGAACAGTTTGGAGAGCAACTTTGAGTCGTAAAAATGGGAAACCTGGCATACGTTTTGTTGCAGCAAAGTGCCTCAATC CAACTTCAGGGGAGGAAGGGCGAAAGGCGCTGATGAGAGAAATTGGATTAGGAAAAACTCTTGCTGACAGCCCCCTGCCAAATGTAATAAAGTTTATTGGCTGCGTTACCACCCAGA TACACCCAATTTTGGTCATGGAATACTTGCACTGTGGAGATCTACTGGGGTATCTGAGAAAAAGCCGTGGAATTGCTGACAAATATTATCACGGAGAAGGAGAGGTAGCACAGTTGCGTACATACGACTTGGtctcattttcaaaacagaTCGCTACAGCGATGGGTTTCCTGGCATCAAGAGGG ATTGTTCACCGTGATCTAGCAGCACGAAACGTCCTCCTAGATAAGAACTGTATGTGCAAGGTGACGGATTTTGGATTATCGTACCAGAACTTCAAATATGGACATGGCAATGCCAAGAAG GGCTGTATGCCGGTTAAATGGACGGCACCAGAGATCCTCTTTGGAGATACCTCAAATCTTTCCACCAAAAGTGATGT GTGGTCCTATGGAGTCGTCCTTTATGAGATCTTTACCATCG GAGGCATTCCATATCCGGGTTGGTCGGAGGCCAAGACTATAGCAGAATTGCAGAAAGGTTATCGCATGCCGAAGCCCCAACACATCGCCGACACTAT GTATCACTTGATGGAGAGGTGCTGGCAAGAAAATCCTGACTTCcgtccaaattttgaaaatattcgTAAAGATTTGCTTTCTCTCATCGAAAAACAG ttgtacCTCGGACTGTTGGACGAATCGAAGTACGATGGAACAAAATACTCAATGGTCGAGGACGTGTGCGCGGCTTCAGTTCAGCCACGCCCTAAGAAGAAATGGTCAAGCCTGAAGTTCTGA